A single Dunckerocampus dactyliophorus isolate RoL2022-P2 chromosome 2, RoL_Ddac_1.1, whole genome shotgun sequence DNA region contains:
- the si:dkey-94l16.4 gene encoding transcription factor 20, which produces MEQPPGSLDDLQPQDLSTSNIAAVIDLTRIGNLNGTSCEVQQVDTIPDWHPNSGTYNPELPSSSETTSSTIFRQSGDHIQPDNALSRTTVTLSYVSRSHIHSNSPLYGVPPISKFSLLPPCEAEKGLGETTYALNQLYLEHVDRPVDLATQAFHSSSQAPETDAIRPPQQLCEFNEEVTLSKTGGDEHCILGRKENSGGLENGQDGSWSSLGVDSKSSPETREDDEEKGRSETPLHKTKNEEPVVAPIELFSSTTDYKRLLEDPVSPSATSPGDVEDVFLLPQASSSPSGDTSFQAEDDSVTEGPIELRSGISSSTTSLNSRSENKQPVHRRKPEPNSLVDLTEDVCSSGISEDKLKTVTPYMNGIVGALQKTVNERKLRSGRGMHLQSIVMNINSSRYKVSGRIKANADASKMRTRDSNATSPKRSDTQSDRNRQGKAKEKQKVTQHKRGKTNSINNDRGKDTTSVNNSNKSYSKASPKSPRFSKNVPEAAPYPGTLPQSSPVRSKRRLSSASSPQPKHSMKQRPAHPDPSFTNPAKCLPPAPKESPKKNPRSAQGQKILPIAKTKPNRAPKRRRKKHKPRQFSSIFSPKEPEIKLKYVHYKEEKRESRVENFSPFIRQKRQQSSVSLCTVVNYPEEVRTQHKKGQRELQDHTSGFISGTVPSTSCLQLGRSSSHGQHQGSLICCLCGLSANAMDLGDLHGPYYPEGYRPSTKASACTSSPKCLKGYYSDSDSSSCSVRGRGSKRAVAPMWNSRLADQFPQSHQRTAENTGSPAAKRARSEIWPTDVEDWYSPPVLPLEPCEYWLHEDCGIWSAGVFLVKGKVYGLEETVKVARETMCSTCSETGATLGCFFKGCPSKYHYRCALEADCVLIEENFSMKCKKHKSKTFSAPVGKQSDPRRKKPS; this is translated from the coding sequence ATGGAGCAGCCACCAGGGAGCTTGGATGATCTACAACCTCAGGACCTCTCCACCTCAAACATCGCCGCTGTGATCGACTTGACGAGGATAGGCAACCTGAATGGCACTTCTTGCGAAGTCCAACAAGTTGATACTATCCCAGATTGGCACCCAAACTCTGGAACCTACAACCCTGAATTACCCTCTTCGTCAGAGACCACCTCCTCTACTATTTTTCGCCAATCAGGGGATCACATTCAACCAGACAATGCCTTGTCCCGCACCACAGTGACCCTGTCGTACGTGAGCAGGTCTCACATCCACTCCAATTCACCTTTGTATGGCGTGCCACCTATCAGCAAGTtctccctcctccctccttGTGAGGCTGAGAAAGGGCTCGGGGAGACTACCTATGCACTGAACCAGCTTTACTTGGAACACGTTGACAGGCCAGTGGACCTCGCCACTCAGGCTTTTCATTCATCCTCTCAAGCTCCAGAGACTGATGCAATACGTCCCCCACAGCAACTTTGTGAGTTTAATGAGGAAGTAACTTTGAGCAAGACTGGCGGAGATGAACACTGCATTCTCGGGAGGAAGGAAAACAGTGGTGGGTTGGAGAATGGCCAAGATGGCAGCTGGTCGAGTTTAGGAGTGGATTCTAAGTCATCACCCGAGACAAGGGAGGACGACGAGGAGAAGGGACGCTCCGAGACCCCCCTGCATAAGACAAAGAACGAGGAGCCAGTGGTGGCTCCAATAGAGCTGTTTTCATCGACCACAGACTATAAACGCCTTCTAGAGGACCCTGTGTCCCCTTCAGCTACCTCACCGGGTGATGTCGAGGATGTGTTTTTGCTTCCTCAGGCCTCCAGTTCACCAAGCGGGGACACCTCTTTTCAAGCTGAGGATGACTCTGTCACAGAAGGGCCCATTGAGCTCAGGTCTGGCATCAGCAGCAGTACAACAAGTTTAAATTCACGCAGTGAAAACAAGCAGCCGGTCCACAGAAGGAAACCAGAGCCAAACTCTTTGGTCGACTTGACAGAGGATGTTTGTTCATCTGGGATTTCAGAGGACAAACTTAAAACTGTCACCCCTTACATGAATGGGATTGTTGGCGCATTACAGAAGACTGTAAATGAAAGGAAACTGCGTTCAGGCAGAGGGATGCACTTACAATCTATTGTTATGAATATCAATTCAAGCAGGTATAAAGTATCAGGACGCATTAAAGCTAATGCAGATGCTTCCAAAATGAGAACAAGGGATTCTAATGCAACAAGTCCAAAGAGGAGTGACACTCAATCTGACAGGAATAGACAAggcaaagcaaaagaaaaacaaaaagtaacacAACATAAAAGGGGCAAAACCAATAGCATTAACAACGATCGAGGCAAAGACACTACATCTGTTAATAATTCTAACAAGTCATACAGCAAAGCCTCTCCTAAAAGCCCTCGGTTTTCAAAGAACGTTCCAGAGGCTGCTCCATACCCTGGAACTTTGCCACAGAGCAGCCCTGTGAGGTCAAAGAGGAGACTTTCTTCAGCATCAAGTCCGCAGCCCAAACACTCAATGAAGCAGCGTCCAGCACACCCAGACCCTTCATTCACAAATCCAGCAAAATGTTTACCACCAGCACCTAAAGAATCTCCAAAGAAAAACCCACGTTCAGCTCAAGGTCAGAAAATATTGCCAATTGCGAAGACAAAGCCAAATCGCGCTCCCAAGAGACGACGAAAAAAGCACAAACCGAGACAGTTCTCTTCCATCTTCTCTCCCAAGGAGCCTGAAATTAAATTGAAGTATGTCCACTAcaaggaggaaaaaagggagTCAAGGGTGGAGAATTTCTCCCCCTTCATCCGTCAGAAGCGACAGCAGTCGTCTGTGTCACTTTGCACTGTAGTGAACTACCCAGAAGAGGTCAGGACGCAGCACAAAAAAGGCCAGAGGGAGCTACAGGATCATACCAGTGGCTTTATTTCTGGAACTGTACCCAGCACTTCCTGTCTCCAGCTGGGCCGGTCGTCCAGTCACGGCCAGCATCAAGGCTCCCTCATCTGTTGCCTGTGTGGGCTGTCAGCCAACGCCATGGACTTGGGGGATCTCCACGGTCCGTACTATCCTGAAGGATACCGACCGAGCACCAAAGCGTCTGCCTGCACGTCTAGCCCTAAATGCCTAAAGGGCTACTACAGCGATTCAGATTCTTCATCCTGCAGTGTAAGGGGCAGGGGGAGTAAACGTGCCGTTGCGCCAATGTGGAACAGCAGGCTCGCGGATCAGTTCCCGCAGAGCCACCAGCGGACTGCTGAAAACACGGGTAGCCCTGCAGCAAAGCGGGCTCGCTCAGAAATATGGCCAACAGATGTGGAGGACTGGTACAGCCCCCCTGTGCTGCCCCTTGAGCCCTGTGAGTACTGGCTCCACGAAGACTGCGGCATCTGGTCAGCTGGCGTGTTCTTGGTGAAGGGCAAAGTGTACGGCCTGGAGGAGACTGTCAAGGTGGCCCGTGAGACG